From a single Pecten maximus unplaced genomic scaffold, xPecMax1.1, whole genome shotgun sequence genomic region:
- the LOC117320414 gene encoding uncharacterized protein LOC117320414, whose product MVPDPIGKGETRSFPFGSAGQIVFIEKDEESTGPLTLCEVQVFVNVCPTSTTMESTELTQKTESSTFGIPSSCPPCECNCRANATTPKTKEELEEQIKTLKRELTIDKKQTSANKRKLISAPDDRTSSKYIGVVGVIMLCFPVVVIVTMDISRLASWLHSNKIGIKAKV is encoded by the exons ATGGTACCTGACCCAATCGGCAAAGGCGAAACCAGATCTTTCCCATTTGGGTCCGCTGGACAGATCGTTTTCATAGAAAAAGATGAAGAATCGACTGGACCGTTGACACTTTGCGAAGTACAGGTGTTTG TTAACGTCTGTCCCACGTCAACAACGATGGAATCCACGGAATTAACGCAAA AAACAGAGTCTTCTACTTTCGGAATACCATCAAGTTGTCCTCCGTGTGAATGCAATTGCCGAGCGAACGCCACTACCCCAAAAACCAAAGAGGAACTGGAGGAGCAGATTAAAACTCTCAAGAGAGAGCTAACCATCGATAAGAAACAGACAAGCGCAAACAAAAGGAAGTTGATATCTGCACCTGATGACCGCACGTCCTCGAAGTATATCGGAGTTGTTggtgtaataatgttatgttttccCGTAGTTGTCATTGTGACCATGGACATTTCTCGACTTGCATCCTGGTTGCATAGCAACAAAATTGGCATTAAAGCTAAGGTATAA